The proteins below are encoded in one region of Scomber japonicus isolate fScoJap1 chromosome 2, fScoJap1.pri, whole genome shotgun sequence:
- the hapstr1b gene encoding HUWE1-associated protein modifying stress responses, which produces MEERKEEREAEIQEHGPEHWFSKWERQCLAEAEQDDPNDEETEQNQQKLWHLFQNSATAVAQLYKDRVCQQQGLSLWVPFQNAATAVTNLYKESMEARQRSYDLGIQRGYQRRNKEVIAWVKKRRRTIRREDLISFLCGKVPPPRTARAPPRVAMVSASRPSPPETGSSVETDLQPFREAIALHGLSGAMASISVRSGPPGSPTHPAQSLSRRRNGLHDVDLNTFIAEEMALHLDSTANRKRGPAPCSDVITDSPTHKRNRML; this is translated from the exons atggaggagaggaaggaggagagagaagcggAGATCCAGGAGCACGGCCCGGAGCACTGGTTCTCCAAATGGGAACGGCAGTGCTTAGCTGAGGCCGAGCAGGACGACCCAAACGACGAGGAGACGGAGCAGAACCAGCAGAAACTGTGGCACCTGTTTCAGAACTCAGCCACGGCGGTAGCGCAGCTCTACAAAG ATAGAGTGTGTCAACAACAAGGCCTCTCTCTCTGGGTGCCCTTCCAAAACGCAGCCACAGCTGTCACTAACCTGTACAAAG AGAGTATGGAAGCTCGTCAGCGGAGCTACGACCTGGGGATCCAGAGAGGCTACCAGCGCAGGAATAAGGAGGTAATTGCCTGGGTGAAAAAACGCAGAAGAACCATCAGACGAGAGGACCTTATTAGCTTCCTGTGTGGCAAAGTCCCACCCCCACGGACAGCTCGAGCCCCACCCAGAGTTGCTATGGTGTCCGCAAGCCGACCATCGCCCCCAGAGACAGGCAGCTCCGTGGAGACCGACCTGCAGCCCTTCAGAGAGGCCATAGCTTTGCACG GCCTCAGCGGTGCCATGGCGAGCATTTCTGTCCGCTCCGGTCCTCCGGGTTCACCGACTCATCCGGCCCAGTCCCTTAGTCGTCGTAGAAACGGTCTCCACGATGTAGACCTGAACACCTTCATCGCAGAGGAGATGGCGCTCCATTTGGATTCCACTGCCAATCGCAAACGAGGCCCTGCCCCCTGTAGTGACGTCATCACAGACTCACCAACTCATAAACGTAACAGGATGCTCTGA